A window of the Hyphomicrobiales bacterium genome harbors these coding sequences:
- a CDS encoding oxidoreductase, which yields MTTHLPFSPTLFDGKSVLVTGGGRGIGHAVAAAFAQTGARVLVHVGVEARGDVAELFPDLDVDARERMSLVAGDLIGEDGPARLIDTAADRLGGLDVLINNAGTMFGRVPAETMTAEHYARVSDLNARSVVLASTRAIPLLKASGEGAIVNTTSISATTGGSPGSSIYSAAKAFVSTYTRSLARELAPDKIRVNAVSPGTIMTDFHRRYSSEEKLAATAKAIPLQRLGTPQDCVGAYLFLSASALSGYITGQVLEVNGGQLMG from the coding sequence ATGACGACGCATCTTCCCTTTTCGCCCACCCTGTTCGACGGCAAATCCGTTCTCGTGACCGGTGGCGGACGCGGGATCGGTCATGCGGTTGCTGCCGCCTTCGCGCAGACCGGCGCGCGTGTCCTCGTCCATGTCGGGGTCGAAGCGCGGGGCGACGTGGCAGAACTGTTTCCCGATCTCGACGTCGACGCGCGGGAACGGATGAGCCTCGTGGCCGGAGATCTGATCGGCGAAGACGGGCCCGCGCGGCTGATCGATACGGCCGCGGACCGGCTCGGCGGCCTCGATGTGCTGATCAACAATGCCGGCACGATGTTCGGCCGAGTGCCGGCGGAGACGATGACGGCGGAACACTATGCCCGGGTCAGCGATCTCAACGCGCGATCCGTGGTGCTTGCATCGACGCGGGCGATTCCCTTGCTGAAGGCAAGCGGCGAGGGCGCGATCGTCAACACGACCTCGATCTCGGCAACGACCGGCGGCAGCCCCGGCTCGTCGATCTACAGCGCGGCAAAAGCCTTCGTGTCGACCTACACCCGCAGCCTGGCGCGCGAGCTGGCGCCGGACAAAATCCGCGTCAACGCGGTTTCGCCGGGTACGATCATGACGGATTTCCATCGCCGCTATTCGAGCGAGGAGAAGCTCGCGGCGACCGCAAAGGCGATTCCGCTGCAGCGACTTGGAACGCCTCAGGACTGCGTTGGCGCCTATCTGTTCCTGTCGGCAAGCGCACTGTCGGGCTACATCACCGGACAGGTGCTGGAAGTGAATGGCGGCCAGTTGATGGGATGA
- a CDS encoding phasin, which produces MATMKTPNFEVPEQMREFAETSVDKARSAFDEFMASAQKAASTVEESTTAMQSGAVDLSRKAMSFAEENVANSFDFAQKMIRARDPQEILQLQTEFLRSQMTALGEQTRAMGEAATKTASDAAKSASEMVKPK; this is translated from the coding sequence ATGGCGACGATGAAGACCCCGAATTTTGAAGTTCCCGAGCAGATGCGGGAGTTTGCCGAAACGAGCGTCGACAAGGCGCGTTCGGCGTTTGACGAGTTCATGGCTTCGGCCCAGAAGGCGGCGTCGACGGTCGAGGAATCGACCACCGCGATGCAGTCGGGCGCGGTCGACCTCAGCCGCAAGGCGATGAGCTTTGCCGAAGAAAACGTCGCGAACAGCTTCGATTTCGCTCAGAAGATGATCCGTGCCAGGGACCCGCAGGAAATCCTGCAGCTTCAGACCGAGTTTCTGCGCTCGCAGATGACGGCGCTCGGCGAACAGACCCGCGCGATGGGCGAGGCCGCCACCAAGACCGCCTCCGACGCCGCCAAGAGCGCGTCCGAAATGGTCAAGCCGAAGTAA
- a CDS encoding glycerol-3-phosphate dehydrogenase — protein MTRYDLLIVGGGVNGCGIARDAAGRGLKVLLCEADDLAGATSSASTKLIHGGLRYLEYYEFGLVRKALKEREVLLALAPHIIWPLRFILPHHRGMRPAWFLRLGLFLYDHIGGRKRLPPTKTLDMRTHPLGGLLKDGFDYGFEYSDCWVDDARLVVLNAVDAAERGADIRVRTECVKAERTGSDWTATLKNHLTGETETVTARALVNATGPWVARFLEKAVGVEPKNRVRMVKGSHIIVPRFFDHDRAYILQTTDGRIVFAIPYEQDFTMVGTTDIDYHGDPRDVAISDDEIDYLCAAASEYFRHDFRRDEIVHTFSGVRPLYDDGASEAKAATRDYVLNVDTGDGAAPRLDVYGGKITTYRVLAEMVLEKLGAFLPFSPRGWTGKEALPGGDFPIDGVGALTEKLAADYPFLSDKMVARFVRTYGTRTWDMLGDAASSDDLGTWFCASLSEREVNYLIDHEWARSAADILWRRSKLGLRCSSADVVALEQFVAERLNARG, from the coding sequence ATGACGCGGTACGATTTGCTTATCGTCGGCGGCGGCGTGAACGGCTGCGGCATAGCGCGCGATGCCGCCGGGCGCGGCCTGAAGGTGCTTCTGTGCGAGGCCGACGATCTCGCCGGTGCGACCTCGTCCGCCTCAACGAAGCTGATCCACGGCGGGCTGCGCTATCTTGAATACTACGAGTTCGGCCTTGTCCGTAAGGCTTTGAAAGAGCGGGAAGTTCTTCTCGCGCTCGCGCCGCATATCATCTGGCCTCTGCGCTTCATCCTGCCGCATCATCGCGGCATGCGGCCGGCCTGGTTCCTGCGCCTCGGCCTGTTCCTGTACGATCATATCGGTGGCCGCAAGCGCCTGCCTCCAACGAAGACCCTGGACATGCGGACGCACCCGCTGGGCGGGCTGCTGAAGGATGGCTTCGACTACGGTTTCGAATATTCGGATTGCTGGGTCGACGACGCGCGTCTGGTTGTGCTCAACGCCGTGGATGCAGCCGAGCGCGGCGCCGACATTCGCGTCCGCACCGAATGCGTCAAGGCCGAGCGCACAGGCAGCGATTGGACGGCGACGCTGAAGAATCACCTGACCGGCGAGACCGAAACCGTCACCGCCCGTGCCCTGGTCAATGCGACCGGTCCCTGGGTGGCGCGTTTCCTTGAAAAGGCCGTCGGCGTCGAGCCGAAAAACCGCGTGCGCATGGTCAAGGGCAGCCACATCATCGTGCCGCGCTTCTTCGATCATGATCGAGCCTACATCCTGCAGACGACCGATGGGCGGATCGTCTTCGCCATTCCCTACGAGCAGGACTTCACGATGGTCGGCACCACCGACATCGATTATCACGGCGACCCCCGCGACGTGGCGATTTCCGACGACGAGATCGACTATCTCTGCGCGGCGGCGAGCGAGTATTTCCGCCATGATTTCCGTCGTGACGAGATCGTCCACACTTTTTCCGGCGTCCGCCCGCTCTATGATGACGGCGCCTCGGAGGCGAAGGCCGCGACCCGCGACTATGTCTTGAACGTCGACACCGGCGACGGCGCCGCGCCGCGCCTTGATGTCTATGGCGGCAAGATCACCACCTATCGCGTGCTCGCCGAGATGGTGCTGGAAAAACTCGGCGCGTTCCTGCCGTTCTCGCCGCGCGGCTGGACGGGCAAGGAGGCGCTGCCAGGCGGCGATTTCCCGATCGACGGCGTCGGTGCGCTAACCGAAAAACTCGCCGCCGACTATCCGTTCCTGTCCGACAAGATGGTTGCCCGTTTCGTCCGCACCTACGGCACGCGGACCTGGGACATGCTGGGCGATGCCGCGTCTTCCGACGATCTGGGCACCTGGTTCTGCGCCAGCCTCAGCGAGCGGGAAGTGAACTATCTCATCGACCACGAATGGGCGCGCAGCGCGGCCGATATCCTCTGGCGCCGCTCCAAGCTCGGCCTGCGCTGCAGCAGCGCGGATGTCGTCGCGCTTGAACAATTTGTCGCCGAACGGCTGAACGCCAGAGGCTGA
- a CDS encoding DeoR family transcriptional regulator: MVLQRHNDIIEIAQRDGRVLVDDLASHFRVTPQTIRKDLNDLCEQGLLQRTHGGALIASSVHNVGYNARQVIARDAKKAIGKLAAEQIPNDCSLLINIGTTTEEVAKALRKHQGLLVITNNINVANILRPYPSIEVIIASGVVRHSDGGIVGDAAVEFIRRFKVDYAVIGTSAIDADGALLDYDYREVSVSRAIVENARHVILVADSTKFDRTAPVRIGHLSHVHTFVTDQIRDERIRMICRTEDVAAIEADGDGVVYEPEIS, encoded by the coding sequence ATGGTACTTCAACGCCATAACGACATCATCGAGATCGCCCAGCGGGATGGCCGGGTGCTTGTCGATGATCTTGCCAGCCATTTTCGCGTCACGCCGCAAACCATCCGCAAGGATCTCAACGATCTGTGCGAACAGGGGCTGTTGCAGCGGACCCATGGCGGCGCGTTGATTGCCTCCAGCGTGCACAATGTCGGCTACAATGCCCGCCAGGTCATTGCTCGCGACGCCAAGAAGGCGATCGGCAAGCTGGCGGCAGAGCAGATCCCCAATGATTGCTCGCTGCTGATCAATATCGGCACCACCACGGAAGAGGTCGCCAAGGCCCTGCGCAAGCACCAGGGGTTGCTGGTCATCACCAACAACATCAATGTGGCCAATATCCTGCGGCCATATCCCTCGATCGAGGTGATCATCGCTTCCGGCGTCGTGCGCCATTCCGATGGCGGCATCGTCGGCGACGCTGCGGTCGAGTTCATCCGCCGCTTCAAGGTCGACTACGCGGTTATCGGCACCTCGGCGATCGACGCCGACGGGGCGCTGCTCGACTACGATTATCGCGAGGTCAGCGTGTCGCGCGCCATCGTCGAAAACGCCCGCCACGTCATCCTCGTTGCCGATTCGACCAAGTTCGACCGCACCGCGCCGGTGCGCATCGGCCACCTCTCCCATGTCCACACCTTCGTCACCGACCAGATTCGCGACGAACGGATTCGCATGATCTGCCGCACCGAGGACGTGGCGGCGATCGAGGCCGATGGCGATGGGGTTGTGTACGAACCAGAAATTTCGTAG
- a CDS encoding PAS domain-containing sensor histidine kinase has protein sequence MMTSEVTFSPAEILSGDALSALIGDERPVWLWSDDGRHILWANTAGVQTFGAKSLADLRARELPRDAAASHIARVAVSNSAPSLARLRYFRGLKPLNLMAVCQGVALGNDRRAVIGHGLEAGTDSASDGAARVRADFDSFGDGPFALVDADGHFVATADARFAGALSEALDAAGGRLENVERITLGDRTRILAKHAFGSLGHSIVLAGDIVTEDAADEAAEAETLVADEAEVLDESAIVAGTAGVLATGTAILSEGADDGESASEGVAPGVAEDIPGADEEAAQDAAMTSEEFTSGASLDEERPGDSPVAEMTDEPESAATDGDAVAEGDAEEGKTSDGNEDSSEPHFVFVPGDRPARFVWQMDVESRFTYVSTELAAAVGPRAADLVGRSWAEIAAEFDIDRDGKVARALARCDTWSGVTIDWPVDGTDLRVPVDLAALPAFGHKRTFEGFRGFGVCRTMEASTPETPDENETSSEKKTPELVLVARDGEALVEPGGIAEDPMIPAEDSSEGASPITAATAGAGAAILAAGAFLSAHLETAPEGVDDSSVEAPVADGEMEAADLVSEYIIDSDTGEIPSDDAEAEHVRTEDVGPEVDVSSDAEPDLFSTVEDKHPVEPHRPAIGSGAAELWSRSLPLTPTESEASDGQSGEPGIADQPGEAVQPAEASEFAETAEATPQSGDDMAEAEVVSDEAEPVVETEAPVSDALKTEPDISADSDARDAGSAGESEVSNTDAAHPEARTIEPIERSFDDTTDGDETPEEAAADAPAEAEAIANPTVTADYERGMENIAAFLRESEAESVAPAEAAPANPASEDTGEAEEQVETAVATDTSEVESEGADAREQEATAGKLDEARADDESDDEEPADSPEIADEGEADQSLAPPAVEKPVFAMPDPNAALPAPPNVVMLSDQHTKQITDAHDLSRPEREAFKQIASLLGARLEGDDEDTQADEPTGEDEDKVVTLPSAFAAGKPQPIDPTLLDRLPIGVLIARDHDVLYVNQPMLDLTGYDTGAGLASAGGLDALFVDPEEWEETGDESESDRKMPIRRRDGEKVSAVVRLHAVPWNGGNALMMSFRPAERTAAPDTATTAAAAAAGSAAAGLATDQSEPPAGAPAERSATYLSHRVEELETIIDTATDGVLMLDGEGLILGVNRSAEALFGTDRTDMIGETLARFLAPESRRTATDYLDGLARNGVASVLNDGREVIGEVSGGGLIPLFMTIGRLNHGTTGKFCAVLRDITQWKRAEEELTSAKRHADDASSQKSDFLAKISLEVRTPLNAIIGFSEVMMEERFGPVGNERYRDYLRDIHASGTQIMCLINDLVDLTRVEAGKLDLSFEAVSANDIIQECVALTQPRANRERVIIRTSLSSAVPKIVADARSLRQIVLNLLSNAIKFNVSGGQVIVSTALEDSGEVMIRVRDTGIGIEDKDLASAMEPFRQLNTARRGGGTGLGLPLTKALVEANRASFTISSEAGRGTLAQIAFPTTRVLAD, from the coding sequence ATGATGACGAGTGAAGTGACCTTTTCCCCCGCCGAGATCCTGTCCGGCGATGCGCTTTCCGCGCTGATCGGCGATGAGCGCCCGGTCTGGCTGTGGAGCGACGACGGCCGCCACATCCTGTGGGCGAACACGGCCGGGGTGCAGACGTTCGGCGCGAAGTCGCTGGCCGATTTGCGCGCTCGTGAGCTGCCGCGCGATGCCGCCGCCAGCCACATCGCCCGTGTCGCCGTCTCGAACAGCGCGCCGAGCCTTGCCCGTCTACGCTATTTCCGCGGCCTGAAGCCGCTCAACCTGATGGCCGTGTGCCAGGGCGTGGCGCTCGGCAACGACCGGCGCGCGGTGATCGGGCACGGCCTTGAGGCCGGCACCGATTCGGCCAGTGACGGCGCGGCGCGTGTGCGGGCCGATTTCGACTCGTTCGGCGACGGACCTTTTGCGCTCGTCGATGCCGACGGCCATTTCGTTGCGACCGCCGACGCGCGTTTTGCCGGCGCACTGTCGGAAGCGCTGGACGCCGCGGGCGGACGCCTAGAAAACGTCGAGCGCATCACGCTCGGCGACCGGACCCGCATTCTGGCAAAGCATGCCTTCGGCAGCCTCGGGCACAGCATCGTGCTTGCCGGCGACATCGTCACCGAAGACGCCGCCGACGAAGCTGCAGAGGCAGAAACCCTCGTGGCCGATGAAGCCGAAGTTTTGGACGAAAGCGCCATCGTCGCCGGAACCGCCGGTGTACTTGCCACGGGAACCGCGATCCTGTCTGAAGGTGCCGACGATGGGGAAAGTGCTTCAGAAGGCGTCGCCCCGGGCGTAGCCGAAGACATCCCCGGTGCCGACGAAGAAGCCGCGCAGGACGCGGCGATGACGTCGGAAGAATTCACGTCCGGTGCATCCCTCGACGAGGAACGGCCGGGCGACTCTCCGGTTGCCGAGATGACGGACGAACCGGAGAGCGCGGCGACGGACGGCGATGCGGTTGCTGAGGGAGACGCCGAGGAGGGGAAGACCTCCGACGGCAATGAAGACAGCTCGGAGCCGCACTTCGTTTTCGTGCCGGGCGACCGCCCCGCCCGCTTCGTTTGGCAAATGGATGTCGAAAGCCGCTTCACCTATGTCAGCACGGAACTGGCCGCCGCCGTCGGGCCGCGCGCCGCCGATCTGGTCGGGCGCAGCTGGGCCGAAATTGCCGCCGAATTCGATATCGACCGCGACGGCAAGGTGGCGCGGGCGCTGGCGCGTTGCGACACCTGGAGCGGGGTTACCATCGACTGGCCGGTCGACGGCACGGATTTGCGCGTGCCGGTCGATCTCGCCGCCCTGCCCGCCTTCGGCCACAAGCGGACTTTCGAAGGCTTCCGCGGTTTCGGCGTCTGCCGGACTATGGAGGCCAGCACGCCGGAGACGCCGGACGAAAACGAAACTTCCAGCGAGAAAAAGACCCCGGAGCTGGTTCTGGTTGCCCGCGACGGTGAAGCGCTGGTCGAACCGGGCGGGATTGCCGAGGACCCCATGATCCCGGCCGAAGACAGCAGTGAAGGCGCAAGCCCCATCACCGCCGCGACTGCTGGCGCGGGCGCGGCGATCCTCGCCGCCGGGGCGTTTCTCTCCGCTCACCTGGAGACGGCGCCCGAGGGCGTGGACGACAGCAGCGTTGAAGCGCCGGTCGCCGATGGTGAGATGGAAGCGGCGGACCTTGTGTCCGAGTACATCATCGACAGCGACACCGGAGAAATCCCATCCGACGACGCTGAGGCTGAGCACGTACGCACCGAGGATGTCGGGCCCGAAGTCGATGTCTCCTCGGACGCCGAGCCCGATCTGTTCAGCACGGTGGAAGACAAGCACCCGGTCGAGCCGCATCGCCCGGCCATCGGGTCCGGTGCTGCCGAATTGTGGTCGCGCAGCCTGCCGCTGACGCCGACGGAAAGCGAAGCCAGCGACGGACAGTCGGGCGAGCCGGGCATCGCGGACCAGCCGGGAGAAGCCGTTCAGCCCGCAGAGGCCAGCGAGTTCGCCGAGACTGCCGAGGCCACGCCTCAGAGCGGTGACGACATGGCGGAGGCGGAGGTCGTTTCGGATGAAGCCGAGCCGGTCGTAGAGACCGAAGCCCCGGTTTCCGACGCTCTCAAAACCGAGCCGGACATTTCCGCCGACAGCGATGCCCGCGACGCGGGCTCCGCCGGCGAGAGCGAGGTTTCAAACACCGACGCGGCGCATCCGGAAGCCAGGACCATCGAACCGATCGAGCGCTCCTTCGACGACACAACGGACGGCGATGAGACGCCCGAAGAAGCGGCTGCGGACGCGCCTGCTGAAGCCGAAGCGATCGCGAACCCGACGGTTACCGCAGACTACGAGCGCGGCATGGAAAACATCGCGGCGTTCCTGCGCGAGTCGGAAGCCGAGTCCGTCGCGCCTGCCGAAGCCGCACCGGCAAACCCGGCAAGCGAAGATACGGGCGAGGCCGAAGAACAGGTCGAAACCGCCGTGGCAACCGACACTTCCGAGGTGGAGAGCGAGGGCGCCGACGCCCGCGAGCAAGAGGCGACAGCGGGCAAACTCGACGAGGCGCGGGCGGACGATGAGTCCGACGACGAAGAGCCTGCGGACAGTCCAGAGATCGCTGACGAGGGCGAGGCCGACCAGTCGCTTGCCCCGCCGGCCGTCGAGAAGCCGGTCTTTGCCATGCCCGACCCGAATGCCGCGCTGCCGGCCCCGCCGAACGTGGTGATGCTCTCCGACCAGCACACCAAGCAGATCACCGACGCGCACGATCTGTCACGGCCCGAGCGCGAAGCCTTCAAGCAGATCGCCAGCCTGCTCGGCGCGCGGCTCGAGGGTGACGACGAAGACACGCAGGCGGATGAGCCGACTGGCGAAGACGAGGACAAGGTCGTCACGCTGCCCTCGGCCTTTGCCGCCGGCAAGCCGCAGCCGATTGACCCGACCCTGCTCGACCGGCTGCCGATCGGCGTGCTGATCGCGCGTGATCACGACGTTCTCTACGTCAACCAGCCGATGCTCGACCTGACCGGTTACGACACCGGCGCGGGGCTTGCGTCCGCAGGCGGGCTCGACGCTCTGTTCGTCGACCCGGAAGAATGGGAAGAGACCGGCGACGAGAGCGAGTCCGATCGCAAGATGCCGATCCGCCGCCGCGATGGCGAAAAGGTGTCGGCCGTGGTGCGGCTGCACGCGGTGCCGTGGAACGGCGGCAACGCGCTGATGATGTCGTTCCGTCCGGCCGAGCGCACCGCTGCGCCTGATACCGCCACGACGGCTGCGGCAGCCGCTGCAGGCTCCGCAGCTGCCGGTCTGGCTACCGACCAGAGCGAACCGCCCGCCGGCGCGCCCGCTGAGCGCAGCGCCACCTATCTGAGCCACCGGGTCGAGGAACTCGAGACCATCATCGACACCGCCACCGACGGTGTGCTGATGCTTGATGGCGAAGGCCTGATCCTCGGCGTCAACCGCAGCGCGGAAGCGCTCTTCGGCACCGACCGCACCGACATGATCGGCGAGACCCTGGCGCGGTTCCTGGCCCCGGAAAGCCGGCGCACGGCGACAGACTATCTCGACGGTCTGGCCCGCAACGGTGTCGCCAGCGTGCTCAATGACGGGCGCGAGGTGATCGGCGAAGTCTCCGGCGGCGGGCTCATTCCGCTGTTCATGACGATCGGCCGGCTCAACCACGGCACGACGGGCAAGTTTTGCGCGGTGCTGCGCGACATCACCCAGTGGAAGCGGGCGGAAGAGGAACTGACGAGCGCGAAGCGCCATGCCGACGACGCCAGTTCGCAGAAGTCCGATTTCCTCGCCAAGATCAGCCTTGAGGTGCGGACGCCGCTCAACGCCATCATCGGCTTCTCGGAAGTGATGATGGAGGAGCGTTTCGGGCCGGTCGGCAATGAGCGCTACCGCGATTATCTGCGCGATATCCACGCGTCGGGCACGCAGATCATGTGCCTCATCAACGACCTCGTCGACCTGACGCGGGTCGAGGCCGGCAAGCTCGACCTCAGCTTCGAGGCGGTGTCGGCCAACGACATCATCCAGGAATGCGTCGCGCTGACACAGCCGCGCGCCAACCGCGAGCGGGTGATCATCCGCACCAGCCTGTCGAGCGCGGTGCCGAAGATCGTCGCCGACGCGCGCAGCCTGCGTCAGATCGTGTTGAACCTGTTGTCCAACGCCATCAAGTTCAACGTCTCGGGCGGTCAGGTGATCGTGTCGACGGCGCTGGAAGATAGCGGCGAGGTGATGATCCGGGTGCGCGACACCGGGATCGGCATCGAAGACAAGGATCTCGCCAGCGCGATGGAGCCGTTCCGCCAGCTCAACACGGCGCGGCGCGGCGGCGGCACCGGACTTGGCCTGCCGCTGACCAAGGCGCTGGTCGAAGCCAACCGGGCAAGCTTCACGATTTCCTCGGAGGCCGGCAGGGGCACGCTCGCGCAGATCGCCTTCCCGACGACGCGGGTGCTGGCGGACTGA
- the glpK gene encoding glycerol kinase — MSSAILAIDQGTTSSRAIVFDGDQRIVAVAQEEFPQHFPASGWVEHDPEDLWRTTLATCRGALEKAGLRAADIAGIGITNQRETTIVWDRETGYPVHKAIVWQDRRTADRCAALKREGAEAEVVAKTGLLLDPYFSGTKVAWILDSVPGARERAEAGKLAFGTVDCFLLWRLTGGRVHATDATNAARTLLFNIHTNDWDDDLLRMLNVPRAILPDVRDCAADYGVTAPDLLGGSIPILGIAGDQQAATIGQACFEPGMMKSTYGTGCFAVLNTGEEAVTSKNRLLTTVAYRLDGRTTYALEGSIFIAGAAVQWLRDGLQVITSASETGPLAAESDSGQHVYLVPAFVGLGAPYWDAEARGALFGMTRNTGPRELARAALEAVCYQTHDLLEAMRGDWPAASGAGTVLRVDGGMAASDWTMQRLSDILSAPVDRPTVMETTALGAAWLAGMRAGVWPDRQGFTERWQRDRRFEPGMAETERAVKIAGWKDAVRRTLSEH, encoded by the coding sequence ATGTCATCCGCCATTCTTGCCATCGATCAGGGCACCACGTCGAGCCGGGCCATCGTTTTCGATGGCGACCAGCGCATCGTCGCGGTGGCGCAGGAGGAGTTCCCGCAGCATTTCCCGGCCTCGGGCTGGGTCGAGCACGACCCGGAAGATCTCTGGCGCACGACGCTCGCGACCTGCCGCGGCGCGCTGGAAAAAGCGGGTCTCAGGGCCGCCGACATCGCCGGCATCGGCATCACCAACCAGCGCGAGACCACCATCGTGTGGGATCGCGAGACCGGCTATCCGGTCCACAAGGCGATCGTCTGGCAGGACCGCCGCACGGCGGACCGTTGCGCCGCGCTGAAGCGCGAGGGCGCCGAGGCCGAGGTGGTCGCCAAGACCGGCCTGCTGCTCGACCCGTATTTCTCCGGCACCAAGGTCGCCTGGATTCTCGACAGCGTTCCCGGTGCGCGCGAACGCGCCGAGGCCGGCAAGCTCGCCTTCGGCACCGTCGATTGCTTCCTGCTGTGGCGGCTGACCGGCGGGCGGGTGCACGCGACCGACGCGACCAACGCCGCGCGCACGCTTCTGTTCAACATCCACACCAATGACTGGGACGACGATCTGCTGCGCATGCTGAACGTGCCGCGCGCGATCCTGCCCGATGTGCGCGATTGCGCCGCCGACTATGGCGTCACCGCGCCCGACCTGCTCGGTGGCTCCATACCTATCCTCGGCATTGCCGGCGACCAGCAGGCGGCGACCATCGGTCAGGCCTGCTTCGAACCGGGCATGATGAAGTCGACCTACGGTACCGGCTGCTTCGCCGTCCTTAACACCGGCGAGGAGGCGGTTACCTCGAAGAACCGGCTTCTGACCACGGTCGCCTACCGTCTCGACGGCCGCACGACCTACGCGCTCGAAGGCTCGATCTTCATCGCCGGCGCCGCCGTGCAGTGGCTGCGCGACGGGCTGCAGGTCATCACCTCGGCCTCCGAAACCGGTCCGCTGGCGGCTGAAAGCGACAGCGGCCAGCACGTCTATCTGGTGCCGGCCTTCGTCGGCCTCGGTGCGCCCTATTGGGATGCGGAGGCGCGCGGAGCCCTGTTCGGCATGACCCGCAACACCGGTCCGCGCGAACTCGCCCGCGCCGCGCTCGAAGCGGTCTGCTACCAGACCCACGATCTGCTGGAGGCCATGCGCGGCGACTGGCCGGCGGCGAGCGGTGCCGGCACCGTGCTGCGCGTCGATGGCGGCATGGCGGCGAGCGACTGGACCATGCAGCGCCTCTCCGACATTCTGAGCGCCCCGGTCGACCGTCCGACGGTGATGGAAACGACCGCGCTCGGCGCCGCCTGGCTCGCCGGCATGCGGGCGGGCGTCTGGCCGGATCGCCAAGGCTTCACCGAACGCTGGCAGCGCGACCGCCGCTTTGAGCCGGGCATGGCCGAGACCGAGCGGGCGGTGAAGATCGCCGGCTGGAAGGACGCGGTGCGCCGCACGCTGAGCGAGCACTGA
- a CDS encoding phasin, with protein sequence MGDMTMAEVKSVSAAKSKTAKPAAPKAKASKPSTTEDVFDMSMPEVPAIMQEMAEKSVAQAKDTYEKIRVAAEEATDLMEDSYESARQTTIGFNLKAIDTVKTNSDATFEFMKELLGAKSLAEAIELQSSFVREQFDVFSAQAKDMQDLATKALAEAGEPMKDMFDKAMKDMAQFKVA encoded by the coding sequence ATGGGAGATATGACGATGGCTGAAGTGAAATCCGTTTCCGCGGCGAAGAGCAAGACGGCGAAGCCGGCGGCCCCCAAGGCCAAAGCCTCCAAGCCCTCCACCACAGAGGATGTGTTTGACATGTCGATGCCCGAAGTGCCCGCAATCATGCAGGAAATGGCCGAAAAGAGCGTCGCTCAGGCCAAGGATACCTACGAGAAGATCCGCGTTGCCGCCGAAGAGGCGACCGACCTGATGGAAGACAGCTACGAGTCGGCGCGCCAGACCACCATCGGCTTCAATCTGAAGGCGATCGACACGGTCAAGACGAACTCCGATGCAACCTTCGAATTCATGAAGGAACTGCTCGGCGCCAAGTCGCTCGCCGAAGCGATCGAGCTGCAGTCGTCCTTCGTGCGTGAGCAGTTCGATGTCTTCTCGGCCCAGGCCAAGGACATGCAGGACCTGGCCACCAAGGCGCTCGCCGAAGCCGGTGAGCCGATGAAGGACATGTTCGACAAGGCCATGAAGGACATGGCGCAGTTCAAGGTGGCGTAA